From Chlamydiifrater volucris, one genomic window encodes:
- a CDS encoding peroxiredoxin: MRSLVGSQAPSFVARAVVDGEVETISLESYRGRNVVLFFYPKDFTFVCPTELHAFQDALSDFEKRDAIVLGCSVDDEETHKRWLDTPKKEGGVAGISYPLISDVSREISQKYGVLHPEENLSFRGLFLIDKIGIIRHAVINDLPLGRSVEEELRVLDALLFFERNGMVCPANWKQGSRAMVPNEEGLKEYFSTID; encoded by the coding sequence ATGAGGTCTTTAGTAGGAAGCCAAGCCCCTTCTTTTGTTGCTAGGGCTGTTGTTGATGGAGAAGTGGAGACTATATCTCTAGAGTCCTATAGAGGGAGGAATGTCGTCCTTTTCTTTTACCCTAAAGATTTTACTTTTGTTTGTCCGACAGAGTTACATGCTTTTCAAGATGCTTTATCTGATTTTGAAAAAAGAGATGCCATTGTTTTAGGATGTTCTGTTGACGACGAAGAAACACATAAACGCTGGTTAGACACTCCCAAAAAGGAGGGGGGCGTGGCCGGGATTTCTTATCCTTTGATATCTGATGTCAGTAGGGAAATTTCACAAAAATATGGAGTTTTGCATCCTGAGGAGAATTTGTCTTTTCGAGGACTTTTTCTAATAGATAAGATAGGGATAATTCGTCATGCTGTTATTAATGACCTTCCCCTGGGTCGTTCTGTTGAAGAAGAACTTCGTGTTTTAGATGCTTTACTTTTCTTCGAAAGGAACGGAATGGTTTGCCCAGCAAATTGGAAGCAAGGTAGCAGAGCCATGGTTCCTAATGAGGAAGGACTTAAGGAGTATTTTAGTACCATCGATTAG
- the topA gene encoding type I DNA topoisomerase, whose protein sequence is MKKSLIIVESPAKIKTLQKFLGKNFVFASSIGHVADLPSKEFGIDIEKDFEPHYEILPDKKDVIRNIQKMASSCEAVYLSPDPDREGEAIAWHIAKYLPKTTQVHRVSFNAITKSAVTAALQTPRQIDMALVNAQQARRLLDRIVGYKISPILSRKLQQRSGISAGRVQSVALKLVVDREHAIETFIPKEFWNISADLQDPKSQKSFSASLHAVDGKRWEKEPPENKQETDYLLIDTREKAEAVIERLKNAVYTVSKVEAKEKKRNPMPPFTTSTLQQEASRHFRFSASRTMNIAQTLYEGVEIREGEATGLITYMRTDSVRSAPEAIEAARTFIKNTYGNEYLPNTPNGYSTKKMTQDAHEAIRPTDVSLTPEALSNYLTKDQLNLYELIWKRFVASQMQPSVYDTLSVRIQTDSQVDLKASGSVLKFNGFLAVYQEKEDDDSAEDKDLCPLPPLSVGQTLNLLDLFHEQSFTKPLPRFTEASLVKELEKSGIGRPSTYAAIMDKIQRREYTVKENSRLKPTELGKVISAFLETNFPQIMNVGFTARMEDELELIADNKKPWKALIREFWDHFLPEVTSAEKEATIPRVPTDIPCPSCKKSTLTKIWAKNHYFFGCSSYPECEYKVSEEEMSFNKDDYSQDNPWDGPCPICQGPMKIRHGKFGAFLGCEKYPKCRGTVTLLKKGEASTPEFDPVPCPARGCSGKILRKKSRFNKFFYSCSEFPSCDVIGNSVDEIMEKYVDRPKTAYEKVKTKKAAGKKTGKKQLSRTSKTKKSTKLASLFIPSEALAAIIGSQPISRTDATKKLWEYIKNNSLQDPKNKKIIIPDNSLEALFGSSEPLDMLRLPKLLSQNLLKPET, encoded by the coding sequence ATGAAAAAATCCCTAATTATTGTTGAGTCCCCAGCCAAAATTAAAACTTTACAAAAGTTTTTAGGTAAGAACTTCGTTTTTGCTTCTTCCATCGGACATGTTGCGGATTTACCTAGTAAAGAGTTTGGTATAGACATAGAAAAAGATTTTGAACCTCATTACGAAATTCTACCAGACAAAAAAGATGTCATTCGCAATATCCAAAAAATGGCATCTTCATGCGAAGCCGTTTATCTTTCTCCAGATCCCGACAGGGAAGGAGAAGCTATCGCTTGGCATATTGCTAAATATCTTCCCAAAACAACCCAGGTTCACAGAGTCTCGTTCAACGCAATAACAAAATCCGCAGTAACTGCGGCTCTGCAAACTCCTAGACAAATCGACATGGCCCTAGTGAATGCCCAACAAGCCCGCAGGCTTCTTGACCGTATTGTCGGATATAAAATTTCTCCTATTCTCAGCCGAAAATTACAACAACGCTCAGGAATATCTGCGGGAAGAGTTCAATCCGTCGCTCTCAAACTAGTCGTGGATAGAGAGCACGCTATAGAAACGTTCATTCCTAAAGAATTTTGGAATATTTCTGCAGACCTCCAAGATCCAAAAAGTCAAAAATCTTTCTCAGCCTCTCTCCATGCTGTTGATGGGAAACGGTGGGAAAAAGAGCCCCCAGAAAACAAACAAGAAACTGATTACCTACTCATAGATACCCGGGAGAAAGCCGAAGCTGTTATTGAAAGGCTCAAAAATGCCGTCTATACTGTCTCCAAAGTAGAAGCAAAAGAAAAAAAACGAAACCCTATGCCCCCTTTTACAACTTCCACTTTACAACAAGAGGCTAGTAGGCATTTTCGCTTTTCTGCTTCAAGAACAATGAATATTGCCCAAACTTTGTACGAAGGCGTAGAAATTAGAGAAGGAGAAGCAACAGGATTAATCACCTACATGAGAACAGATTCTGTACGCTCAGCTCCAGAAGCTATCGAAGCAGCCAGAACTTTTATCAAAAATACTTATGGAAATGAGTATCTACCAAACACCCCTAATGGATACTCAACAAAAAAAATGACTCAGGACGCTCACGAAGCTATCCGTCCTACCGATGTCTCCCTAACTCCAGAAGCCCTATCAAACTACCTGACAAAAGATCAGCTAAATCTGTATGAACTGATTTGGAAACGGTTTGTTGCTTCTCAGATGCAACCATCCGTCTACGACACTCTCTCCGTACGCATCCAAACGGATTCTCAGGTTGATTTGAAAGCTTCTGGGTCCGTACTGAAATTTAATGGTTTCCTAGCCGTGTACCAGGAAAAGGAAGATGACGATTCAGCAGAAGACAAAGATCTTTGCCCTCTCCCTCCTCTGTCAGTCGGGCAAACTCTAAACTTGCTAGATCTTTTTCATGAACAGTCATTTACAAAACCCCTTCCGCGATTTACTGAAGCTTCGTTAGTTAAAGAACTGGAAAAATCTGGCATAGGCAGGCCTTCTACGTACGCTGCAATCATGGATAAAATCCAACGAAGAGAGTACACTGTCAAAGAAAATTCCAGATTAAAACCCACAGAGTTAGGTAAAGTGATCTCTGCTTTTCTGGAAACAAATTTTCCACAAATTATGAATGTCGGATTTACTGCCCGTATGGAAGATGAGCTTGAACTTATCGCCGACAACAAAAAGCCGTGGAAAGCTCTTATCAGGGAATTTTGGGATCACTTTCTTCCAGAAGTTACCAGTGCAGAAAAAGAAGCCACTATACCCCGTGTTCCTACAGATATCCCCTGTCCTTCGTGCAAGAAAAGCACTCTGACCAAAATATGGGCAAAGAATCATTACTTTTTCGGATGTTCGTCGTATCCGGAGTGTGAGTACAAAGTCTCAGAAGAAGAGATGTCTTTCAACAAAGATGATTATAGTCAAGACAACCCTTGGGATGGTCCGTGCCCTATCTGCCAAGGTCCGATGAAAATCAGGCATGGGAAATTTGGCGCGTTTCTTGGCTGTGAAAAATATCCAAAATGTCGAGGGACTGTCACTTTACTGAAAAAAGGCGAAGCATCCACACCAGAATTTGACCCCGTCCCCTGCCCAGCCAGGGGTTGTTCAGGAAAAATTCTGCGCAAAAAGTCTAGATTTAATAAATTCTTCTACTCTTGCTCCGAGTTTCCATCTTGCGATGTTATTGGAAATTCTGTCGACGAAATCATGGAAAAATATGTCGACAGGCCCAAGACCGCTTACGAAAAAGTTAAGACAAAAAAAGCCGCTGGGAAAAAAACAGGGAAAAAACAATTAAGTAGAACATCAAAAACAAAGAAATCAACAAAATTAGCGTCTCTTTTCATTCCTTCTGAAGCACTAGCAGCTATTATAGGCTCTCAACCTATTTCCAGAACTGACGCAACAAAGAAACTTTGGGAGTACATCAAAAACAACTCTTTACAGGATCCGAAAAACAAAAAAATAATCATCCCCGATAATTCTCTGGAAGCTCTTTTCGGCTCCTCGGAGCCTTTGGATATGCTGCGATTACCCAAACTTTTATCTCAAAATCTTCTAAAACCAGAAACATAA
- the groL gene encoding chaperonin GroEL (60 kDa chaperone family; promotes refolding of misfolded polypeptides especially under stressful conditions; forms two stacked rings of heptamers to form a barrel-shaped 14mer; ends can be capped by GroES; misfolded proteins enter the barrel where they are refolded when GroES binds) yields MTKVFNDRFEGLKAISKGVFALAKAVSATLGPKGRNVILKKQSSGPVSTKDGATVTKEVELEDPFENMGVKLIREASIKTAEEVGDGSSTSVVLAAKIFQEGMKGVASGMDVRKIVQGISLGARKLDEALKEMATPVKRDEEILQIATVSASNDAAIGGIIAEAMKKVGNDGMITIAEGKGVDTVLEVVEGMSFDQGYASPYFVTSPETMTVELEYAYVGILDYKLSSVSKPLISFLEKVVAENKAPLVLIAEDFDDQVLTTLVVNKLKGGFPVCAVKAPSFGDRRKAILSDIALLSGATVVSNEVGLSLESVGTEVLGKVKKISVAKDKTVIIGGFGSSELVEERVRLLRGEIKACESGYEKTFLEERLAKLSGGVAVIKLGAVTEAELKEKKYRVEDALYATKAAVSEGIVPGGGVALAKCSLVLENMQGKDSDENFGLAAVHKASRTPLLTIASNCGREGEVILEQVLNQKDKNFGYNGLTDSIEDLVTSGVLDPVLVTRSALKNAVSMASMLLSSAYFIADKPSKKKSSGSDFSGSDGFPGM; encoded by the coding sequence ATGACTAAGGTTTTTAATGATCGATTTGAAGGATTGAAAGCTATTTCCAAGGGTGTGTTTGCTTTAGCTAAGGCAGTGTCCGCTACTCTGGGACCCAAAGGGAGAAATGTTATTTTGAAGAAGCAATCTTCTGGTCCTGTTTCGACAAAAGATGGGGCTACAGTTACCAAAGAGGTGGAACTGGAAGATCCTTTTGAGAATATGGGAGTCAAGTTAATTCGAGAGGCTTCGATCAAGACTGCCGAGGAAGTAGGAGATGGTTCTTCAACTTCTGTTGTTCTTGCGGCTAAAATTTTTCAGGAGGGTATGAAGGGAGTGGCTTCAGGAATGGATGTTAGGAAAATAGTTCAGGGAATATCTCTAGGCGCTAGAAAATTGGATGAAGCTTTGAAAGAGATGGCTACGCCTGTAAAGAGAGATGAAGAGATATTGCAGATAGCTACGGTGTCTGCTAGTAATGATGCTGCTATCGGAGGCATAATTGCTGAGGCCATGAAAAAAGTCGGCAATGATGGTATGATTACGATTGCCGAAGGTAAAGGTGTGGATACAGTTCTGGAAGTCGTAGAAGGTATGAGCTTTGATCAAGGATACGCTTCTCCCTACTTCGTGACATCACCGGAAACTATGACTGTAGAACTAGAATATGCGTACGTGGGGATTTTAGATTACAAGTTGTCTTCGGTCAGCAAGCCTCTAATTTCTTTTTTAGAAAAAGTAGTTGCAGAAAACAAGGCTCCCCTTGTTTTAATTGCTGAAGACTTTGATGATCAAGTGTTAACTACTTTAGTAGTAAATAAACTAAAGGGAGGGTTTCCCGTCTGCGCTGTCAAAGCTCCAAGTTTTGGAGATCGAAGAAAAGCTATCCTTTCAGATATAGCGCTGTTGTCTGGAGCTACTGTTGTTTCTAATGAGGTGGGATTGTCTCTGGAAAGTGTAGGAACAGAAGTTCTTGGCAAGGTGAAGAAGATTTCTGTGGCTAAAGATAAAACAGTAATTATCGGTGGGTTTGGATCTTCTGAACTTGTTGAGGAGAGAGTGCGTCTGTTGAGAGGGGAAATAAAGGCTTGCGAATCCGGTTATGAGAAAACGTTCCTGGAAGAACGCTTGGCAAAACTAAGCGGAGGAGTCGCTGTGATAAAGTTGGGAGCTGTTACTGAAGCCGAGTTAAAAGAGAAGAAATATCGCGTGGAAGACGCTTTGTATGCGACCAAGGCCGCTGTCTCTGAAGGTATAGTGCCTGGTGGGGGAGTAGCTCTGGCAAAATGTTCTCTTGTGCTGGAAAATATGCAGGGCAAGGATTCTGATGAAAATTTTGGTTTGGCTGCGGTTCACAAAGCCTCCAGGACTCCTTTACTGACAATAGCTTCTAACTGTGGCCGAGAAGGAGAAGTTATTCTAGAGCAAGTATTGAACCAAAAAGACAAAAATTTTGGGTATAATGGACTAACAGATTCCATTGAAGATTTGGTAACTTCTGGGGTTCTAGATCCTGTTTTGGTGACCCGTTCAGCGTTAAAAAATGCTGTTTCTATGGCATCGATGTTGTTGTCAAGCGCATATTTTATTGCGGATAAACCTTCAAAGAAAAAGTCATCAGGTTCAGATTTTTCGGGAAGCGATGGATTTCCAGGGATGTAA
- the rpoN gene encoding RNA polymerase factor sigma-54, whose protein sequence is MLHQDLQVSATCTLSQELQQSLKILEAPIDELTQLVIQQVIANPIFDLSSLDSTEAIGISSEKSSFASEFILGFSEENSPISLLNRQIEATFSSLAERSIAEFIIGSLDEHGFLTTSVKELSILTDYPEETVQHVLDRVKKFSPVGVASFDLKEHWLLQLKLLDFPLVYQAVNDYYSLLIACDFVKIAKKLSVSIEEFSCSLRKAFRKISWVPFSDLEKPRSPLRPPLPDVYLREHEGQWLINVNKKGIPELKLDMEILKLFQETTFGSWSKEVMAAKHLLKSIKKREQTLIALIQKVLPIQELFLLGKETYPRPCSPKDIAEDLGYHVSTIFRAIENKSVSCPIGIIPLKQLFPSSKNQLQTLQNNSINSEKAKDAIREVVSKEIIPLSDEAISEHLLKMGIVCARRTVSKYRKILQILPANKRKQSLISESKM, encoded by the coding sequence ATGTTACACCAAGATTTACAAGTTTCTGCAACGTGTACCCTCTCTCAAGAGTTACAGCAGAGCTTGAAAATCTTAGAAGCTCCTATCGATGAACTTACTCAGCTGGTTATACAGCAGGTAATCGCAAATCCCATATTTGATTTATCTTCTTTAGATTCAACTGAAGCTATCGGTATCTCCTCTGAAAAATCTTCTTTCGCTTCTGAATTTATTCTTGGATTCTCAGAAGAAAATTCCCCTATATCTCTTTTGAACCGCCAAATTGAAGCTACTTTTTCTTCTCTAGCAGAACGTTCTATAGCTGAATTTATTATAGGTAGTCTTGATGAACATGGATTTCTTACTACCTCCGTGAAAGAATTATCCATTCTCACAGATTACCCAGAAGAAACTGTTCAACATGTTTTAGATCGAGTAAAGAAATTTTCTCCTGTAGGTGTAGCTTCCTTTGACTTAAAAGAACATTGGTTACTGCAATTAAAATTACTTGATTTTCCTCTAGTGTATCAAGCTGTCAACGATTATTATTCCTTGCTGATTGCATGTGACTTTGTGAAAATTGCAAAAAAACTTTCCGTGTCCATTGAGGAATTCTCCTGCTCCTTGAGAAAAGCTTTCCGAAAAATTTCTTGGGTTCCGTTTTCTGATCTAGAGAAACCTAGATCTCCTCTAAGACCGCCATTGCCTGATGTTTATTTACGAGAGCATGAAGGACAATGGTTGATAAACGTCAATAAGAAAGGTATCCCTGAGCTAAAGCTAGATATGGAAATTCTCAAACTATTTCAAGAAACTACCTTTGGTAGTTGGTCAAAAGAGGTAATGGCAGCGAAGCATCTTCTAAAATCCATAAAGAAACGAGAACAAACACTGATCGCTCTCATTCAAAAAGTACTTCCAATACAAGAACTATTTCTTCTAGGCAAGGAAACTTATCCCAGACCATGTTCACCTAAAGATATCGCTGAAGATCTTGGATATCACGTATCTACAATTTTTCGCGCCATAGAGAACAAGAGCGTGTCTTGCCCTATAGGAATTATTCCTCTTAAACAACTTTTCCCCTCGAGCAAAAATCAATTACAAACACTACAAAATAATTCTATCAACTCGGAAAAAGCAAAAGATGCTATTAGAGAGGTTGTATCTAAAGAAATTATTCCTCTATCAGACGAAGCTATTTCAGAACATCTACTAAAAATGGGTATAGTTTGCGCTAGAAGAACGGTCAGTAAATACAGAAAAATCCTGCAAATTTTACCTGCAAACAAAAGAAAACAAAGCCTAATCTCAGAATCTAAAATGTAA
- a CDS encoding ATP-dependent helicase, which produces MLFSELNEAQYAAATAPFCPVLVLAGAGAGKTRVVSYRILRLVREGISPNKILVMTFTNKAAKELDERVLHMMSQDLSIEQRPMICTFHSLGVYILRRSIHKLGRSPNFIIYDQSDSEKLIKQCLQELNLKKNLSGTVQYYISRAKNSLLCPEDIDPREYEEPIIPIYQNYQKKLLEANALDFDDLLLLPVRLFQESSETLEEYQHLWDALLIDEYQDTNHAQYVIAGAIAKKHHNIFAVGDPDQSIYSWRGANIHNILNFEKDYPEALIVRLEDNYRSHGNILEAANALIAHNESRFKKILRSVKGPGEKIRLFIGKTDKEEADFVADEIWSLHKNYGISLRNFCIFYRTNFQSRTFEDALLRRRIPYEIIGGISFYKRKEINDIVAFLRLITSDRDYVAFERTINLPKRGLGPSSVSNIIEFSSRENLPVLSACKKVLTEKSLKLGKKQKEGLQAFVALIDSLRERLNKLALHELLVETVRLSKYFDVLRDDPDTFEDRKSNIEELISKTYEWEVQNPSGGLEAFLDDLALKSSTDEVNQTGDCLNLMTIHNGKGLEFKIAFLVGLEENLFPHANSKGNYENLEEERRLCYVGITRAQDLLYLTAAQTRFLWGSIRVMKPSRFLREIPMDYLVHMR; this is translated from the coding sequence TTGTTATTTTCAGAGTTAAACGAAGCGCAGTATGCTGCGGCAACAGCTCCATTCTGTCCAGTCCTTGTTCTTGCGGGAGCTGGAGCAGGAAAGACGCGTGTTGTAAGCTATAGGATCCTCAGGCTTGTCCGAGAAGGAATCTCTCCTAACAAAATTCTCGTGATGACCTTTACCAACAAAGCAGCCAAAGAGCTCGATGAAAGGGTTCTTCACATGATGTCTCAGGATCTCTCCATTGAGCAACGCCCTATGATTTGCACTTTCCACAGTCTCGGCGTGTACATCCTTAGGCGGTCTATTCACAAACTTGGTAGAAGTCCCAATTTCATTATTTACGATCAAAGCGACTCAGAAAAATTGATTAAACAATGCCTGCAAGAACTTAATCTGAAAAAAAATCTTTCCGGCACAGTTCAGTACTACATTTCGCGAGCAAAAAATTCTCTCCTCTGCCCTGAGGACATTGACCCTAGGGAGTACGAAGAGCCTATCATTCCCATATATCAGAACTATCAAAAAAAATTATTAGAAGCCAATGCACTAGACTTCGACGATTTGTTACTTTTGCCTGTTCGATTGTTTCAAGAATCCTCAGAAACATTAGAAGAATATCAACATCTGTGGGATGCTTTGTTGATCGATGAGTATCAAGATACAAACCACGCCCAATACGTTATTGCTGGAGCCATAGCAAAAAAACACCATAATATTTTTGCTGTGGGGGACCCTGACCAGTCTATATATTCGTGGAGAGGCGCCAACATTCATAATATTCTCAACTTCGAAAAAGATTATCCAGAAGCTTTGATTGTACGCCTAGAAGATAATTACCGAAGCCATGGAAACATATTAGAAGCTGCCAACGCTTTGATAGCACACAACGAATCCAGATTTAAAAAAATTCTCCGCAGCGTAAAAGGTCCCGGAGAAAAAATTCGCTTATTCATAGGAAAAACGGATAAGGAAGAAGCAGATTTTGTTGCAGACGAAATTTGGAGTCTACACAAAAATTATGGCATCTCCCTTAGGAATTTCTGTATCTTCTATCGGACGAACTTTCAGTCTAGAACTTTTGAAGATGCTCTATTACGCAGACGTATCCCGTACGAGATCATTGGAGGAATTTCCTTCTATAAGAGGAAAGAAATCAATGATATCGTTGCTTTCTTACGTTTGATTACTTCGGACAGAGATTACGTCGCTTTTGAAAGAACTATTAACTTACCCAAAAGAGGTTTGGGTCCTTCATCGGTCTCTAATATCATAGAGTTTTCTTCCAGAGAAAATCTCCCTGTTCTGTCTGCTTGTAAAAAGGTTTTGACGGAAAAATCTCTCAAACTGGGGAAAAAACAAAAAGAAGGATTACAGGCATTTGTTGCCCTTATAGATTCCCTTCGAGAACGTCTTAACAAGCTCGCGTTACATGAATTGCTAGTTGAAACAGTTCGACTTTCGAAATATTTCGACGTCCTAAGAGATGATCCTGATACTTTTGAAGATAGAAAAAGCAACATAGAAGAACTTATCTCCAAAACCTATGAATGGGAGGTACAAAACCCTTCGGGAGGATTAGAGGCATTTCTTGATGATCTAGCTTTAAAAAGCTCCACCGACGAAGTTAACCAAACAGGGGATTGTTTAAATTTAATGACAATTCATAACGGCAAGGGATTAGAATTCAAGATTGCTTTCTTAGTAGGACTCGAGGAAAATCTTTTCCCTCACGCAAACTCTAAAGGTAATTACGAAAATCTTGAAGAAGAACGACGGCTATGTTACGTAGGAATTACAAGGGCTCAGGATTTACTCTACCTCACAGCAGCACAAACTCGATTCCTTTGGGGATCTATACGAGTAATGAAACCTAGTAGATTTCTCCGAGAGATTCCTATGGATTACCTAGTGCACATGCGCTGA
- the ung gene encoding uracil-DNA glycosylase: MNVVLDFDKLDYSWQERLEVVRGSPTVRRLDDFLASEYENRQVFPKREDIFSALSLTPFDKVQVVILGQDPYHGEGQAHGLSFSVPDGVPLPASLVNIFRELEADIGVVNTKGCLQSWATQGVLLLNSVLTVRKGLPRSHAGKGWEVVTDAIISELVNREDRLIFVLWGSDARKKCNILFQAPQRHAILCAPHPSPLSAYRGFFGSSPFSKINYLLRKQNKPMINWKLP; the protein is encoded by the coding sequence GTGAATGTCGTCTTAGACTTCGATAAGCTGGATTATTCTTGGCAAGAGAGGCTGGAGGTCGTCCGTGGTTCTCCAACAGTTAGGAGATTAGATGATTTTCTTGCTTCGGAATATGAAAATCGGCAGGTTTTCCCGAAACGGGAGGATATCTTTAGCGCTTTGTCTTTAACACCTTTTGATAAAGTCCAGGTTGTTATTCTAGGACAGGATCCTTATCACGGGGAGGGGCAGGCGCATGGGCTTTCGTTCAGTGTCCCGGATGGGGTTCCACTACCTGCATCTTTGGTCAATATATTCCGTGAGCTAGAGGCGGATATAGGTGTTGTGAATACCAAAGGTTGCCTGCAATCGTGGGCTACTCAGGGTGTCTTGTTGTTAAATTCTGTTCTTACAGTAAGGAAAGGATTACCTCGGTCTCATGCAGGTAAGGGATGGGAGGTCGTAACGGATGCTATCATTTCTGAGTTAGTGAACAGAGAAGACAGATTAATTTTCGTCTTGTGGGGGAGTGATGCTAGGAAAAAATGTAACATTTTGTTCCAAGCTCCACAACGTCATGCGATCTTGTGTGCTCCTCATCCTTCGCCGCTTTCCGCTTATCGAGGATTTTTTGGTTCTTCTCCCTTTTCAAAAATTAACTATCTGCTTAGAAAGCAAAATAAACCAATGATTAATTGGAAGCTTCCATGA
- a CDS encoding exo-beta-N-acetylmuramidase NamZ family protein, translating into MRKFCFVIVLVYSNILFPLFSSVVEVGLDRVFSEDKYRKMLQGKRIGLISHHAAINRERKDALKVFEEQGTCTVKVLMSPEHGFYGAFFAETLGKDQSETIKKYKHISLYGKSEIPSSIVDLCDVLVFDVQDIGVRSYSFIQVLLKAVRASEKYKIPLIILDRPNPLGGNLVDGPLPTKGFVPDVPYCHGMTSGELAKFFQSKYSPESNVIVVPMVGWHRSMTFRDTGLLWIPTSPQIPEDRSPFFYATTGILGHLSLTSIGVGYTLPFQVVGAPWIEEEVFAKTLNSQNLPGVFFFPYQYEPFFGKFKMELCKGIFLVITDSEKFLPLETQFTILGVLKRLYPKKFVEAIEIFNQIPYRKTALSNLLGREDVFEILERETYIMWPLRKLSASGKKQFLVMREPFLLPEYVN; encoded by the coding sequence ATGAGGAAGTTTTGTTTTGTCATAGTACTAGTTTACTCAAATATCCTATTTCCGCTGTTTTCCTCAGTGGTTGAGGTGGGCTTAGATCGTGTTTTCTCCGAGGATAAGTATCGAAAGATGCTTCAGGGGAAAAGAATCGGTTTGATCTCTCATCATGCAGCAATTAATCGGGAACGCAAGGACGCTCTCAAAGTATTTGAAGAGCAGGGAACATGTACTGTTAAAGTGCTAATGTCTCCAGAGCACGGTTTTTATGGAGCTTTTTTTGCTGAAACACTTGGGAAAGATCAGAGCGAGACAATAAAAAAATACAAACATATCTCTCTGTATGGAAAGTCGGAAATTCCTTCTTCCATTGTGGACTTATGTGATGTTTTGGTTTTTGATGTCCAAGACATCGGAGTGCGCTCATATTCTTTTATTCAGGTGCTTCTTAAGGCTGTACGAGCTTCTGAGAAGTATAAAATCCCATTGATAATTTTAGATAGACCAAACCCTTTAGGGGGTAACCTTGTTGATGGGCCTTTACCGACAAAAGGATTTGTTCCTGACGTTCCTTATTGCCATGGAATGACCTCTGGCGAATTAGCAAAATTTTTTCAATCGAAGTATTCTCCAGAAAGTAACGTAATAGTCGTCCCCATGGTGGGATGGCATCGATCAATGACTTTTCGTGATACTGGACTATTGTGGATTCCAACCAGCCCGCAAATTCCGGAAGATCGATCACCATTTTTTTATGCAACAACAGGTATTTTGGGACATTTATCTCTAACAAGTATAGGTGTAGGTTACACCTTGCCCTTTCAAGTGGTAGGTGCTCCTTGGATAGAAGAAGAAGTTTTTGCTAAGACATTAAATTCCCAGAATCTTCCAGGAGTATTTTTTTTCCCCTACCAGTATGAACCTTTTTTTGGAAAATTTAAAATGGAACTCTGCAAAGGAATTTTTCTAGTAATTACTGATTCAGAGAAGTTTCTGCCTTTGGAAACACAGTTTACCATACTAGGTGTCTTGAAAAGACTTTATCCAAAAAAATTTGTCGAAGCTATAGAAATTTTTAATCAGATTCCTTACCGAAAGACAGCTTTATCGAACCTTTTGGGAAGGGAGGATGTTTTCGAAATTTTGGAAAGGGAGACCTATATAATGTGGCCTTTGAGAAAGTTAAGTGCTTCAGGGAAAAAGCAATTTTTAGTTATGCGAGAACCATTTTTGCTTCCTGAATATGTAAATTAG
- a CDS encoding non-canonical purine NTP pyrophosphatase, producing MDIVIVSTNGYKIRATKAFLKSVGDFDVFSLLDFPSYRLEPVKGDIPEEVAFKKAQQASSTLRMWAIAETSFLIVPALDGLPGKNSSDFAGPNSSDKDNRQKLLRQMTHLSGPVARSAYFECSVVLYSPTGEVHKAQGCCEGYIADAERGSGGFGYDPLFFKYDYNLTFAELTEDLKNRVSHRAKALKKLSEVLSTLSQETLTLRE from the coding sequence ATGGATATTGTTATTGTCAGTACTAACGGTTACAAGATTCGCGCCACAAAAGCCTTCCTAAAGAGTGTGGGTGACTTTGACGTTTTTTCTTTGCTGGATTTTCCTTCCTACCGACTAGAGCCTGTGAAAGGGGATATTCCTGAAGAAGTTGCCTTTAAAAAAGCACAACAAGCCTCTTCGACGCTAAGGATGTGGGCCATAGCAGAGACGTCGTTCTTAATTGTTCCTGCTTTGGATGGTTTGCCAGGAAAGAATTCCAGTGATTTTGCTGGGCCCAATTCTTCTGATAAAGATAATCGGCAAAAATTACTTCGTCAAATGACTCATCTTTCTGGGCCTGTCGCTCGGTCTGCATATTTCGAGTGTAGCGTGGTTTTGTATTCTCCAACGGGGGAGGTGCATAAAGCTCAAGGTTGTTGTGAAGGGTATATTGCCGATGCGGAGAGGGGTTCCGGTGGATTTGGTTACGACCCTTTATTTTTCAAGTACGATTACAATCTAACTTTCGCGGAATTAACAGAAGACTTGAAGAATAGGGTCTCTCACAGGGCGAAAGCTCTGAAAAAGCTATCTGAAGTTTTGTCTACTCTCTCGCAAGAAACTTTAACACTGAGGGAGTAA